The nucleotide window AGGTGCATGTTCTTCTGCAACTTTAAACATTTCTCTAACTAATTTTGGACCATCACctaaatatttttgtattaatTCGGAACCCACAACTCTTAAAAATGTAGCAGAAGTTTCATTAGCTACAGCTTTAGCTAATAATGTTTTACCCGTACCCGGTGGACCATATAGGATAACACCCTTAGGTGGTTTGATACCAATATCTTCATAAAGTTCTGGATGTGTTAGAGGTAATTCAACAGcttcttttatttcttgTATTTGTGATTCTAACCCACCAATATCTGCATAAGATTCTAATGGGGCTTTTTCTACTTTCATAACTGATACTAATGGATCTACTTCATCTAATAATATTCCTACTACActatttgttttattatttaataaaactGAACAACCAGGTTCTAATAAATCTTTATCAACAAAcgataatatatttacataatattcTGGACCAACAGATGTAGCTATAATACCATGATTTTCATCTATTAATTCTTCTAAGGTACCTACACTCATAGGTGATCCTCTTAAATCATCTATTTTCAATTTCACATAATTCTTATCATCACTACTTTTAATCTGCTCTTgatttgttatatattcttcttctaataataaataatctTTTATCCTTTctaattttaataattttaatcGACATTTTGTATTAGGTGTAACATTTGGTAATTTTGAATGACCTGATGTTCCtttgtttttcttctttttttttcccatATGAGATATTGGAACACTTTCCAgctttttcttttccttaTCTTTGTCTTTACCTTTATCCttatcatctttttttCCTGCACAAAAGgagaaattatataaaatatatataaatatatctcTTCTGATCTTTTGaaatttcataaaaataacatatatatatataatatatatgtatatattttaggTTACCTAAAAATCCATAAGGATTATTCATACCACCTGGAGTATTTCCcattatgtatttatataagtatatatatatatatatatatatatataattatctttttggtatttattttattttaatattgtataaacataaaatacagatatttatttaatttttttttttttttttttaaattattttttctttatttttcttaaattttaacttataacatatttataatgtatacattatatgttattcaaccatatttattcttacggtttatttatttatttattttttaaatttatacatacaaaattaaataataatttataatatatatttatgtatatataaaaaccaatttacataaaataattataaaaaagaaaaaaactaaaataataataaataatattttatatttatcctttttatttatttatttatttattttgttgttctaaaatttttcttttcttttttctttttttcacacattattttttaaatatataaatataatatatttatatatatgtatatatttatatatattatataattttatagatttaacatattaaaaaaaaaaaaaaaaaaaaaaaaagtacaattatatattaatacaaatgtatatatatatataattatattatacatatttttataatattataattatattatatatatatatatatatatatatatatatatatataaataatatataaattaatatatatatatatatttatatatatatacatttgtataatatataaataaaaaaaaggttaagataaatttttatttcatttttatatgtgcCAAGTATGgtaaaagaatatatatttaaataatattatacatatatatatatatatatatatatgatataatatattacgtatatattttatgaacaaaaaaaaaaaagaatattatttttttataatacaatattgttatttatattatataatatatattatatttatatatataaaatatatatatgtatgtaatgtattttatattgaaaaaaaaatatattaaaattaaaataattattctttcatatgaagaaatatatattatgcTTTTGTATGAAGAAAGAACaagtatttttttttttttttttttttttttttttttttttttttttcctttttaaataaaatttttttttttttttttttaaattttttttttttttttttttttaattttttttttttttaaatttattaatttttttttaaNNNNNNNNNNNNNNNNNNNNNNNNNNNNNNNNNNNNNNNNNNNNNNNNNNNNNNNNNNNNNNNNNNNNNNNNNNNNNNNNNNNNNNNNNNNNNNNNNNNNNNNNNNNNNNNNNNNNNNNNNNNNNNNNNNNNNNNNNNNNNNNNNNNNNNNNNNNNNNNNNNNNNNNNNNNNNNNNNNNNNNNNNNNNNNNNNNNNNNNNNNNNNNNNNNNNNNNNNNNNNNNNNNNNNNNNNNNNNNNNNNNNNNNNNNNNNNNNNNNNNNNNNNNNNNNNNNNNNNNNNNNNNNNNNNNNNNNNNNNNNNNNNNNNNNNNNNNNNNNNNNNNNNNNNNNNNNNNNNNNNNNNNNCCAAGTATGgtaaaagaatatatatttaaataatattatacatatatatatatatatatatatatgatataatatattacgtatatattttatgaacaaaaaaaaaaaagaatattatttttttataatacaatattgttatttatattatataatatatattatatttatatatataaaatatatatatgtatgtaatgtattttatattgaaaaaaaaatatattaaaattaaaataattattctttcatatgaagaaatatatattatgcTTTTGTATGAAGAAAGAACaagtatttttttttttttttttttttctttttttttttttttgttctccttgtcaataaaatatatttaattttatttataaatatctcatatttctttatttgtacatttttttttttttaaatatatataattatatatacatacatatataaattttttttgtattatattatatatatatatatgttatatattattatttgagaacaaaaaaaattttattattattatgtatatatatatatatatatatatatatatatatatatatattttatatataatttatttatgtataaactttatattttaatttatacatgtttaaatgtatttattattatatatttttttatttatataaattatataattatataattaaagaaggatattattgtttttcAATAAATCATGAAAAATAGaaagttatatattttatgttgacaatcatatgaaatatatacatacatatatattatatatatttataattttttgttttatacagaaagatattatgttttttattttattttgatatacatatatgtgtatacataaaatattccatatatattagtaAAGACAACATAGaatagaataaaataaaataaagtaaCAATGATACTAATATGAACATCTTCTAAACttaatatacaaaataaagatgaataaataaaaaaataaaataaaataaaataaaataaaataaatatatataatatatacatatgcATATTACATCATGCCGTTTAAATATATCCCCATGtggaatatataaatttttccgttttaaaaaatacacatctaaattatatatatatatatatatatatatatcaaattaTACATTTCTGGAAAAGTGTTTTAAATTGTAGAAAtgtaaaatttttaaataattttatttttatagatattgtaaaaaaaaaaatttcatcttaacaaaaatataagaaaaaataaattgtaaaaataataattattattattatatttgtatgttatatatatatatatgtaattgaaaataatttaataattatatatatatattatatatatgtattttttttttttttttttttttttttaataattatcataaaaatagaaaaaaaaataatttgcatattgtttattccttttatgtttgcattttttatatttttataatattattattggTGTGTtaattgtaaaaaataaaatatatatatatatatatatatatatgtatatttatttaatttttaaaatgtaaatatccacctaatgtatatattttacgtgttataatatatgtatatattttaatttttatcatattattattttttttatatttatttattttttcgttcatttttttgaatattcatcttattttattatatattttttcatgatagatttttaaaaagaataaaaaaaataaaaccttgttaaaaatatgtaacgatttataaaatgtgaatatatgcaatataaaaaatttaatattacatcatgtgtataaataaaatataataaaaatatatatatatatatatatatatatatatttattatattttatatatatatatatatattttctttttttctttttttttaatttccAATTTCAcaaaattgaaaaaaaaaatacacaaatataaaaaaatatatatgtatatttatatatatgtatatttatatatatgtatatttatatatatatttatttatatatatgtatatttatatatatatttatttatatatatgtatatttatatatatatttatatatatatttatttatatatgtatgtataattgtattttttcactcttgtatataatacataacAATAAAGATGATACGTGATgttttgatatattattattcacTTATGAAgtagtatatatatatatatatatat belongs to Plasmodium reichenowi strain SY57 chromosome 10, whole genome shotgun sequence and includes:
- a CDS encoding 26S protease regulatory subunit 4, putative, which gives rise to MGNTPGGMNNPYGFLGKKDDKDKGKDKDKEKKKLESVPISHMGKKKKKNKGTSGHSKLPNVTPNTKCRLKLLKLERIKDYLLLEEEYITNQEQIKSSDDKNYVKLKIDDLRGSPMSVGTLEELIDENHGIIATSVGPEYYVNILSFVDKDLLEPGCSVLLNNKTNSVVGILLDEVDPLVSVMKVEKAPLESYADIGGLESQIQEIKEAVELPLTHPELYEDIGIKPPKGVILYGPPGTGKTLLAKAVANETSATFLRVVGSELIQKYLGDGPKLVREMFKVAEEHAPSIVFIDEIDAVGTKRYEATSGGEREIQRTMLELLNQLDGFDSRGDVKVIMATNRIDSLDPALIRPGRIDRKIQLPNPDTKTKRRIFQIHTSKMTMSPDVDLEEFVMSKDELSGADIKAICTEAGLLALRERRMKITQADLRKARDKALFQKKGNIPEGLYL